A section of the Drosophila sechellia strain sech25 chromosome 3L, ASM438219v1, whole genome shotgun sequence genome encodes:
- the LOC6610270 gene encoding JNK-interacting protein 1 isoform X1, with protein MADSEFEEFHRPIFEPHTIAGFGSGAGGKKNNPHAFYSLIPNDDLEDSHSSKSDGDGSDQEDGIGLVDHEPKMRQVEDDELGDGLKVTLSSDGSLDTNDSFNSHRHHPLNHQDAIGGFLGMDTSGLGGNSAPVTIGASTDLLAPNTAATRRRRKLPEIPKNKKSSILHLLGGSNFGSLADEFRNGGGGGIPPTVRSGQQRSFLSLKCGYLMDEDSSPDSERMQSLGDVDSGHSTAHSPNDFKSMSPQITSPVSQSPFPPPFGGVPFGQLEMLEATHRGLHKFVPRHHDEIELEIGDAIYVQKEAEDLWCEGVNLRTGRQGIFPSAYAVDLDYNEFDPTVQLVKKERYLLGYLGSVETLAHKGTGVVCQAVRKIVGEYGNSPTGQTCILEVSDQGLRMVDRSGPNQNKKDKKPCIDYFYSLKNVSFCAFHPRDHRFIGFITKHPTVQRFACHVFKGSESTRPVAEAVGRAFQRFYQKFIETAYPIEDIYIE; from the exons ATGGCCGACAGCGAATTCGAGGAGTTCCACAGGCCCATATTTGAGCCACATACGATTGCTGGCTTCGGATCTGGAGCAGGCGGCAAGAAGAATAATCCCCATGCATTTTACTC TTTAATTCCCAACGATGACCTGGAGGACTCGCACTCCTCGAAGAGCGATGGCGACGGTTCGGATCAGGAGGATGGCATTGGTCTTGTGGATCACGAGCCCAAGATGCGTCAGGTGGAGGACGATGAGCTAGGCGACGGGCTGAAAGTAACTTTGTCCTCGGACGGCTCCCTGGACACCAACGACTCGTTTAACTCGCACCGACATCATCCGTTGAACCACCAGGATGCGATTGGAGGCTTCCTGGGCATGGACACCAGTGGATTGGGTGGCAACAGTGCTCCTGTGACCATTGGAGCCAGCACAGATCTGCTGGCACCCAATACAGCTGCCACGCGACGTCGTCGCAAGTTGCCGGAAATACCGAAAAACAAGAAAT CTTCCATTCTGCATCTTCTAGGTGGCTCCAACTTTGGCTCCCTGGCGGATGAGTTCCGCAACGGTGGTGGTGGGGGAATCCCTCCAACAGTTCGCAGTGGACAACAGCGCTCATTTCTGTCCCTCAAATGCGGCTACTTGATGGACGAGGACTCCAGTCCGGATTCGGAGAGGATGCAGAGTCTGGGCGACGTGGACAGTGGTCACAGCACGGCGCACTCGCCGAACGACTTCAAGAGCATGTCGCCGCAGATCACGTCTCCCGTTTCGCAGTCCCCCTTTCCGCCTCCCTTTGGCGGCGTGCCCTTTGGCCAGCTGGAGATGCTGGAGGCCACGCACCGTGGTCTGCACAAGTTTGTGCCGCGGCACCACGACGAGATCGAGCTGGAGATCGGCGACGCCATCTACGTGCAGAAGGAGGCCGAGGACCTGTGGTGCGAGGGCGTGAATCTCCGAACCGGAAGGCAGGGCATCTTCCCCTCGGCCTACGCCGTGGACCTGGACTACAACGAGTTCGATCCCACAGTGCAGCTGGTGAAGAAGGAGCGCTACCTGCTGGGCTACCTCGGATCCGTGGAGACGCTGGCGCACAAGGGCACCGGCGTCGTTTGCCAGGCGGTGCGCAAGATTGTCGGCGAGTACGGCAACTCACCGACCGGACAGACCTGCATCCTGGAGGTTTCCGACCAGGGACTGCGCATGGTGGATCGATCGGGCCCGAAT caaaacaaaaaggacAAGAAACCTTGCATCGACTACTTCTACTCCCTGAAGAACGTCTCCTTCTGCGCATTTCACCCTCGCGATCACCGCTTCATTGGCTTCATCACCAAACATCCCACGGTTCAGCGGTTCGCCTGCCACGTCTTCAAGGGCTCCGAGTCCACCAGACCGGTGGCCGAGGCAGTGGG TCGTGCTTTCCAGCGATTCTATCAGAAATTCATTGAAACCGCTTATCCCATCGAGGACATCTACATTGAGTAG
- the LOC6610269 gene encoding lysozyme X produces the protein MKGDVIPSHVIIVFRSKGKSSHNACHTSFNDLLKDDITQSLYTRTGVEGPPNTDGSNDYGIFQINDLYWCQPPSGKFSHNGCGVSCNALLTDEIQSSVGCALKVLGQQGWSAWSTWHYCSGYLPSIDDCFVQFDSFNSLNSLNHGHFKM, from the exons ATGAAAGGAGATGTAATCCCCAGCCATGTGATCATT GTGTTCCGGTCCAAAGGAAAGTCCTCACACAATGCTTGCCACACGAGTTTCAACGACTTGCTCAAGGACGACATCACCCAGTCT TTGTATACCCGCACCGGAGTGGAGGGGCCTCCCAACACCGATGGATCCAACGACTATGGCATTTTCCAGATCAACGACCTCTACTGGTGCCAGCCGCCCAGTGGAAAGTTCTCCCACAATGGCTGCGGTGTGAGTTGCAACGCCCTCTTGACCGATGAGATCCAAAGCTCCGTAGGATGTGCCCTAAAGGTCCTGGGCCAACAGGGCTGGTCAGCCTGGTCCACCTGGCACTACTGCAGTGGGTACCTGCCCTCGATTGATGATTGCTTTGTTCAATTCGATTCCTTCAATTCTTTGAATTCTCTCAACCATGGACATTTCAAAATGTAA
- the LOC6610270 gene encoding JNK-interacting protein 1 isoform X2 — MADSEFEEFHRPIFEPHTIAGFGSGAGGKKNNPHAFYSLIPNDDLEDSHSSKSDGDGSDQEDGIGLVDHEPKMRQVEDDELGDGLKVTLSSDGSLDTNDSFNSHRHHPLNHQDAIGGFLGMDTSGLGGNSAPVTIGASTDLLAPNTAATRRRRKLPEIPKNKKCGSNFGSLADEFRNGGGGGIPPTVRSGQQRSFLSLKCGYLMDEDSSPDSERMQSLGDVDSGHSTAHSPNDFKSMSPQITSPVSQSPFPPPFGGVPFGQLEMLEATHRGLHKFVPRHHDEIELEIGDAIYVQKEAEDLWCEGVNLRTGRQGIFPSAYAVDLDYNEFDPTVQLVKKERYLLGYLGSVETLAHKGTGVVCQAVRKIVGEYGNSPTGQTCILEVSDQGLRMVDRSGPNQNKKDKKPCIDYFYSLKNVSFCAFHPRDHRFIGFITKHPTVQRFACHVFKGSESTRPVAEAVGRAFQRFYQKFIETAYPIEDIYIE; from the exons ATGGCCGACAGCGAATTCGAGGAGTTCCACAGGCCCATATTTGAGCCACATACGATTGCTGGCTTCGGATCTGGAGCAGGCGGCAAGAAGAATAATCCCCATGCATTTTACTC TTTAATTCCCAACGATGACCTGGAGGACTCGCACTCCTCGAAGAGCGATGGCGACGGTTCGGATCAGGAGGATGGCATTGGTCTTGTGGATCACGAGCCCAAGATGCGTCAGGTGGAGGACGATGAGCTAGGCGACGGGCTGAAAGTAACTTTGTCCTCGGACGGCTCCCTGGACACCAACGACTCGTTTAACTCGCACCGACATCATCCGTTGAACCACCAGGATGCGATTGGAGGCTTCCTGGGCATGGACACCAGTGGATTGGGTGGCAACAGTGCTCCTGTGACCATTGGAGCCAGCACAGATCTGCTGGCACCCAATACAGCTGCCACGCGACGTCGTCGCAAGTTGCCGGAAATACCGAAAAACAAGAAAT GTGGCTCCAACTTTGGCTCCCTGGCGGATGAGTTCCGCAACGGTGGTGGTGGGGGAATCCCTCCAACAGTTCGCAGTGGACAACAGCGCTCATTTCTGTCCCTCAAATGCGGCTACTTGATGGACGAGGACTCCAGTCCGGATTCGGAGAGGATGCAGAGTCTGGGCGACGTGGACAGTGGTCACAGCACGGCGCACTCGCCGAACGACTTCAAGAGCATGTCGCCGCAGATCACGTCTCCCGTTTCGCAGTCCCCCTTTCCGCCTCCCTTTGGCGGCGTGCCCTTTGGCCAGCTGGAGATGCTGGAGGCCACGCACCGTGGTCTGCACAAGTTTGTGCCGCGGCACCACGACGAGATCGAGCTGGAGATCGGCGACGCCATCTACGTGCAGAAGGAGGCCGAGGACCTGTGGTGCGAGGGCGTGAATCTCCGAACCGGAAGGCAGGGCATCTTCCCCTCGGCCTACGCCGTGGACCTGGACTACAACGAGTTCGATCCCACAGTGCAGCTGGTGAAGAAGGAGCGCTACCTGCTGGGCTACCTCGGATCCGTGGAGACGCTGGCGCACAAGGGCACCGGCGTCGTTTGCCAGGCGGTGCGCAAGATTGTCGGCGAGTACGGCAACTCACCGACCGGACAGACCTGCATCCTGGAGGTTTCCGACCAGGGACTGCGCATGGTGGATCGATCGGGCCCGAAT caaaacaaaaaggacAAGAAACCTTGCATCGACTACTTCTACTCCCTGAAGAACGTCTCCTTCTGCGCATTTCACCCTCGCGATCACCGCTTCATTGGCTTCATCACCAAACATCCCACGGTTCAGCGGTTCGCCTGCCACGTCTTCAAGGGCTCCGAGTCCACCAGACCGGTGGCCGAGGCAGTGGG TCGTGCTTTCCAGCGATTCTATCAGAAATTCATTGAAACCGCTTATCCCATCGAGGACATCTACATTGAGTAG